One window of Camelina sativa cultivar DH55 chromosome 4, Cs, whole genome shotgun sequence genomic DNA carries:
- the LOC104781845 gene encoding uncharacterized protein LOC104781845 — MVNESKNKFSMKTKYGAAVAPVFILAGAYVAWNYINRGLWRKKDDKSGRDIRKKIGKSVGEQKGDDNVKSFGKEASSARDKKSLSRSVSVGAIRGGKLALQRLLDLHSYRADTSSLANAEIEFEALLSQEHPDFGMLQRDIVKMEMSGKEAKGVEILKKALEKARKEGKGHEAYEIEMLLVEMLIYLGNMDEAKRCKCLEDEVITDARRPLYQTIIHYLRADPMKQVEETFNKFKEIQISLQWPGSSEECEIEQITFDEFKKVMESLKHEIEDGNKRRSTLIKDKTTQARPQ, encoded by the exons ATGGTGAATGAGTCCAAGAACAAGTTCAGCATGAAGACTAAGTATGGAGCAGCAGttgcacctgttttcatccttGCTGGTGCATATGTCGCTTGGAACTACATAAATCGTGGTTTATGGAGAAAGAAAGACGATAAAAGTGGTCGAGATATCAGAAAAAAGATCGGTAAAAGCGTTGGAGAACAAAAAGGAGATGATAATGTGAAAAGCTTTGGTAAGGAGGCTTCTTCAGCAAGAGATAAGAAAAGTCTCTCAAGATCTGTTTCAGTGGGGGCTATTCGAGGAGGTAAATTGGCATTGCAGAGATTGCTTGATTTGCACTCATATCGTGCTGATACTTCTTCACTTGCCAATGCTGAGATTGAGTTTGAAGCATTACTTTCCCAGGAACACCCTGACTTTGGGATGCTTCAG AGAGACATTGTGAAGATGGAAATGAGTGGAAAAGAAGCAAAAGGAGTGGAGATATTAAAGAAAGCACTGgagaaagcaagaaaagaagGGAAAGGTCATGAGGCTTATGAGATTGAGATGTTGCTTGTTGAGATGTTGATCTACTTG GGAAACATGGATGAGGCTAAACGATGTAAGTGTCTAGAAGATGAAGTCATAACAGATGCAAGACGTCCTCTTTACCAG ACTATAATCCATTACCTTCGAGCTGATCCTATGAAGCAAGTCGAGGAGACATTCAACAAGTTCAAAGAGATTCAAATTAGTCTACAATGGCCTGGAAGCTCAGAAGAATGTGAGATTGAACAAATCACATTCGATGAGTTCAAGAAAGTGATGGAGTCTCTCAAGCATGAAATCGAAGATGGCAACAAAAGAAGATCGACGTTAATCAAAGATAAAACGACGCAAGCTAGACctcaataa
- the LOC109132701 gene encoding uncharacterized protein LOC109132701 — MANLRGVLLNVSSYCQRSFSQSHFASSGLLCRSVVKHPNNLGQIQGRLFTTTLMKSGPKHSGTEQGVKRNSADHRRRLLAARFELRRKLYKAFCKDPDLPSEMRDKNRYKLSKLPRNSAFARIRNRCVFTGRSRSVTELFRVSRIVFRGLASKGALMGIKKSSW; from the coding sequence ATGGCGAATCTCCGAGGAGTCCTGCTCAACGTATCTTCCTATTGCCAACGATCTTTCTCTCAATCGCATTTTGCATCTTCGGGGCTGTTATGTCGATCTGTGGTTAAGCATCCGAACAATCTCGGTCAAATCCAAGGTAGGCTCTTCACGACGACGCTTATGAAATCGGGACCGAAGCATAGCGGTACGGAGCAAGGTGTGAAGCGAAACAGTGCGGATCACAGACGTAGATTGCTCGCTGCTAGATTCGAACTGAGGAGAAAGCTATACAAGGCGTTTTGCAAAGATCCGGATCTTCCCAGCGAAATGAGAGACAAGAATCGTTATAAGCTATCGAAATTGCCGAGGAACAGTGCCTTTGCGCGAATCAGAAACCGTTGTGTGTTCACTGGTCGGTCTCGCTCTGTGACTGAGCTGTTTAGGGTTTCTCGAATCGTTTTCCGTGGATTAGCATCTAAAGGTGCTTTGATGGGGATTAAGAAATCGTCTTGGTAG
- the LOC104781846 gene encoding uncharacterized protein LOC104781846 — MASTFLLGHSQKLTLPFSNFFTSTHKPVLRSQTPYFGIPSNVGQSGRLFIRSPITMAKSDSKSDNYRDDKKNLTPLKVAAGASLALACALSIFGFKIKNVSYSAAAAAHPSAADMIISGKPSSAVSAASDMNPLPAKFALRSLFEVSSMLASAKPIPSQRPFSLQKLPSLPSKEDIDFIKMEAVRKMKEGKCEEAVQLLRDANMRYKNEPEADFNVQMALVEILILLERYQEAAEYSCLNDDNAQISDVRIPLYKAIIYTMLDKDTEAKQCWKEFRKSIGEGFDPFSFEE; from the exons ATGGCTTCTACATTTCTTCTAGGCCATAGTCAGAAACTCACACTtcctttctctaattttttcacCTCCACACATAAACCAGTTCTCAGATCTCAAACCCCTTATTTTGGTATTCCTTCCAATGTCGGTCAAAGCGGCCGTTTGTTCATCAGATCACCAATCACGATGGCCAAATCAGACAGTAAAAGTGATAATTATCGCGATGATAAAAAGAACTTAACGCCACTAAAAGTGGCGGCGGGAGCATCCCTAGCACTTGCTTGCGCCTTAAGTATCTTCGGCTTTAAGATAAAGAATGTGAGCTACTCTGCCGCCGCAGCTGCGCATCCAAGCGCCGCCGACATGATCATATCCGGGAAGCCGAGCTCAGCCGTATCCGCTGCTTCCGATATGAATCCTTTGCCAGCTAAGTTCGCATTGCGGTCTCTCTTTGAAGTGAGCTCAATGCTTGCTTCGGCTAAACCCATTCCTTCTCAAAGACCATTCAGTCTCCAAAAGCTCCCTTCTTTGCCTTCAAAAGAAGATATTGATTTCATTAAG atggagGCGGTACGGAAGATGAAGGAAGGAAAATGTGAGGAGGCGGTGCAGCTCCTTCGTGACGCAAACATGCGATACAAAAACGAGCCTGAGGCCGACTTCAACGTGCAGATGGCTCTTGTTGAGATTTTAATATTGCTG GAAAGGTATCAAGAAGCTGCTGAGTATAGTTGTCTAAATGACGACAATGCCCAGATTTCTGATGTACGAATCCCTCTTTATAAG GCAATTATATACACGATGCTAGACAAAGACACGGAAGCCAAGCAGTGTTGGAAAGAGTTCAGAAAATCTATTGGTGAAGGATTTGACCCTTTCAGCTTCGAAGAATGA